In the genome of Bacillus thuringiensis, the window TACATCTTTATCAGTAATCGATTGTTCAATCGCTTTTTCTTGAGCTAATTGAGCACGTACACTATTTTTTATAGTTTCTTCTTTAATACCTTGTTGTTTCATTAGTGTATCGAATTGATCACCGTATTGTTTTTTCATTTCATCGAACTTTTTATCTACATCTTTGTCTTCAACTTTGTAGTTTTTAATAAGTACTTTTTCCATAACCATGTTGTTTAGTACTTGTTTACCATGTTGTTGTTTCATTTGCGTGTAGAAATCTTCTTTCGTAATATCACCAGCTTTAGAAGTAACAACTTTTTCTGATGATGATGTTCCACATGCTGATAATGCAATTACACTTGTTGCGGCTAAGGCAAGCATCGCTTTCTTCATTCAATAAACACTCCTACTATTATGTATTTTTAATTTATCCTACACCGATGAACTTTAGTTCATAAGAGCCCGATTAAGTCTCACTGATACTTTTGCTTTTTATATTTGTAAAGCGCGCTTAACAGGGCTTACCGTGGCTGAGGATAAAGTTTTGATGAATGTTATTTGTTCTATAGTATAAGCAATATGTACAAAATTTAATATATCATATTTCGACTCGTTTTCATATTGATAAAGAAAAATTAACCAGTACGTGTCAGATTTTGAAAGTGTACCATATTGGGCGTATGCCGCATATACAGAATAGAGGAGGGGATGGGGATGAATTCTCAACTTATTTTATTACTTGTACTGTTTATTTTATTGGTTATTGTAGGTATAATTTGCTTATAGAGGAAAAAAGTGAGGAAGGGGCTTTCCTTCCTCACTTTCCATGAAATATAATTTCTATATAACTAGAAATTAATAAAATTGTTATACATACATTAATAACCCGAAAGACACCGGGCTGGCGGCTCGCAGCTATTTGTTTTCGTTCACACAGTGTATGTGTCATGAAATTCGTGTAAAATATAACAAGAAGTGCGAATGCGACAAAAACAACTGTTATAAGTGTCATGAGGCGAGACCTCCTTTTGGCTAAAATACATATACATATATTGTATCACACGATATTTTGTTCGTGTTACAAAATTCAGAAATAGAAGACTTTGTGTTAGAAAGTGAGGGAGAAAATGGACGTTGTTAGAAGATTAGAACAAGCTGAATACTACGTAGACCTACTATTTAAAATGATTGATGAAGAGAAGTGTCCATTTTATTCTTTGATCATAAAGAAAAAAGCTCGTAAAAAAGATATTGAACGTATACTAAATCTTTGTGAAAAACTGAACGAGCAATATGTAGTGGAGAAAGCAGAAGGGCTTCTTTTGTTCGATGCGCTGTTAAATCAATTTGAAAAAGCGCTTCCACATCAGCTCGAAGTACACGAAACTGCGGAAGCGCTAGCAAAACAAGGTTTATTTAAGCCGCTTATGAATGAATTCTTAAGCATGATTGCGAAAAAATAAATAGATTATTTCTTAACTAACTTTTGATCGGATTCTGTAAAGTTCTCTTCAATATCTTCTAATGATTTCTCAAAAATATCGATAAAGTCTTGTCCGTAAATATTACGCAGGATTGCAATCAGTTCGATATTTTCTGGGAACTTCCCATAAAAATTACGAAGTGCAAGAGCCCCATTAAATACCGAATTATTTTCAGGATCATACTCTTCCATTAAGCGAAGTAGTAATTCTTCCCCTTTGTCTGTAATTTCAATGTACGTATTTCGTTTATCATCTTCCTTTTTTGAGAATACAAGATAGCCGCGTTCTTCAAGCTTTTTAGAGAAGTTAAACGCTGTTGATACGTGCATAACTCCAAACTTAGCAATCTCAGAAATAGAAGCCCCTTTTAAATGATAAGCGATTGTTAAAATATGATGTTCATTAATATTTAAATCGTAAGGTTTAATCCACTGCTGCCAATCTTTCTCTACACATTTCCATAACGCTTTCGATAATTGAGCAATGCGTTGGCTGAAAATCATCGCTTCTTTTACCGAGTAATCTTTTTCTCCACTTTTCATTTACTCACCCACTTTAACATTCTTTTTCATTACTATCTATTATGCCAGTAAAATAAAAATTAATAAAGTCTTTTTGTAAGAATTGTGAAAATTTTTTAACAAAATGACATTCTATACAAATCATGCATAACTATGGAAGCGTTTTATGAGTCGTGAATACATGCGTTGTCCTTACATGTTAATTGATAACATATATTGTAAATGCATAAAAACACGGCATATCTATACGATATGCCGTGTCAAGGTCAATTTATATAAAAAATATTTGTTATATGCAAAAAACTAAGCAGGAATTTGTTTACGCTTTTTCTGGAACAGCTTCTTGCAGTTTCTCAATTGACTTTTGGATGTCCAAAATTTCTTTCTCAATATGGCGCTTGTTTTGAGAAATATCTTGTTTCCAGTTAGAAAGCGTGTCTTGCATGTCATCTTTTAGTTCTTGAAACACTTCTTTACCTTCTGAAGCAGTTTCAACAATTTGACGCTTTAATAATTTCGTATCAGCTGTAATATCAGCTAAAGTCTTTTTAATATCATTTCCTTTTTCTTTTAACTTGCCGCGCATGTCTTTACCAGAAGAAGGAGTTGAGAAAAGAACGGCTAGTCCAGCAACTGCTCCCCCGCAAATAACACCTGTAATAAAGGATTTAGCTTTTGACATAAAAGGAGACCTCCTTATTTTTTGTTCGTATTCATGATGTGAAAAAATATGCATATCTTTCTTATATGTGCTAGGCACAAACAATCATCCCTGAGCATTTTAGGTGAAGAAACAAGACATGCGGAATTTGATGACTTCAGGGAAGTGGCTTGTTATGTATTACGCCTTCTTATAGTGTCATTATTTCACACTATTTGCAATTGTACTTGCGATGTTTTGTAAATTTTCCATAGTGTATTCATTTTGGTGTGATTTCCAAACAGCACCGAAACCATCTTTTTCACCGTAGCGTGGAATTAAATGAAGGTGGAAGTGGAACACAGTTTGTCCAGCTTTTTCACCGTTATTGTTAAGTAGGTTAAAGCCAACTGGATTAAACTCTGCTTTAATCGCATTTGAGATTTTTGGAACGACAGAAAAAATGTGTGATGCGATTTCTGGCGTTAACGCAAAAATGTCTTGTTTGTGAACTTTCGGAATAACAAGAGTATGTCCTTTTGTTACTTGACTAATATCTAAAAATGCAAGCACATGTTCATCTTCGTATACTTTTGAGCAAGGGATTTGCCCGTCAATGATTTTACAAAAAATACAATTGTCTGCTGTATGATTCATTGATCTCATCCTTTCAAATATCCTTAGCCGTATTTTACCATAATTACATAAGAGAACAAACACGAAAAACAGGAAGCTGACTCAGCTTCCTGTTTTCTGAAGAGGGATTGAAAAAGCATTATCGTAATTTACGTTTCGCAGACACCTCATTTATTTAAGAAATGCACGGTAAATCGGCTAAAGTTTCTGCCGTAGACACCCCATTTTCAAGTGAAATGAATTGCAATCTTTTTTTAAAATGAAATTGTTTATTTTTTAAAACAGTATATGCTCTTTCGGAGACACCCCGTTTCGAAAATGAAACAAATAATCTGGTTATGTGTAAATTTCATTGTCCAACATGGACACCCCATTTCATGATGACTTCACTATGTTGTTGTACTCATCAATTGGTGGTTGCTTTTTCAATGTGTTCCTTCTTCAATAATTATGATGTCCGCTTTCGGGAAAATATATGCTAATAAATTTAAATTTTTTTTTTGAGTACATGGATACTATGTAGTACAGCATAATTTTTGGTAAGATGAATATAGAATGAATACTAATGAAGAAAGTGGTGTCGTATGAGCGAGTTATTGCGTGTAGAAAATGTTACAGGAGGATATACGAAACGACCTGTATTAAAAGATGTTTCGTTCTCTGTTAATAAAGGCGAACTTGTCGGCTTAATCGGTTTAAATGGAGCTGGTAAAAGTACGACGATTAAACATATTATCGGTTTAATGGAACCGAAAAAAGGAACTGTCACAATTAATGGGAAAACAATTCGTGATGATATGACAGCGTACCGTTCTAGCTTTTCATTCATTCCAGAAACGCCGGTATTATATGATGAATTAACGTTAGAAGAGCATTTGAAATTAACAGCGATGGCGTACGGCGTTGATGAAAAACAATATGAAGAACGTGTAGGACAACTATTACATGAATTTCGCATGAAAAATCGTTTAAAATGGTTTCCATCTCATTTCTCAAAAGGGATGAAACAAAAAGTAATGATTATGAGCGCGTTTTTAGTTGAGCCATCTCTTTACATAGTAGACGAACCTTTCGTTGGATTAGATCCGTTAGCAATTCAATCTCTTCTTCAAATGATGGATCAAATGAAAAAGAGTGGAGCCGGTATTTTAATGAGCACACATATTTTAGCGACGGCAGAGCGTTATTGTGATTCGTTCATTATTCTGCATCAAGGTGAAGTAAGAGCGAAGGGAACATTAGCTGAACTGCAATCACAGTTTAATATGCCAGGTGCAACGTTAGATGATATTTACATCGCGCTAACAAAGGAAGAAGATTATGAATAGCGCAGCGTTATGGAAAGAACGATTTCGTCACTTTCTAAACGAAGTTCGTACATATAGTAAATACGTATTTAATGATCATTTGAAATTTATTTTCGTGTTCATCATCGGTGCGGGAGCGTATTATTACCAGCAATGGTTACAAACGTTAACATCTTCCTTTCCAACTGCGCTCGTAATGGCAGTATTAATTGGACTCGTGTTAACAGCTGGATCCATTCAAACGTTATTAAAAGAAGCGGATCTCGTTTACTTACTGCCAGTTGAAGAAAAGTTAAAACCTTACTTCACCAAGGCATTTCTTTTTACATTTATGATTCAGTTATACATAATCGCAATCGTAGCAGCTGCGCTTGCTCCGTTATACTTCCAACAAATGAAGCAAACAGGTGCTGGATACATTTGGATCGTCCTCGCATTTGTCATTGTAAAAGCGTGGAATTTATTTGTAGCGTGGGAAAAGTCATTTTTAACAGATCAAAATATACAAAGGGCTGATTGGTTTATTCGTTTTATCTTAAACGGTTTATTTGTATATTTCCTTGTAGAACGTACTTCAGTTCTTTTCATTGGCGGAATCGTTCTGCTCATGGTGTTATATCTTGCTATCATGCATCAAATGGTAAAAGGAAAGCCGCTAAACTGGGAGTATTTAATTTCTGAAGAAGGTAAGAAAATGATGCTGCTGTACCGAATTGCGAATATGTTCGTTGATGTACCAGCATTAAAAGAAAGAGTATCTCGCCGAAAATGGCTGGATTTCATTCTGTCGATAATCGGCGAAAAGCGTACATATTTATACTTATATACGAGAACGTTTTTAAGATCAGGTAACTATTTTGGATTATATGTGCGTCTGCTCGCTCTTGGAGGAGTTATTCTTTACTTCATTCCATTTTTATATGGACGATTTATCGTAAGTTTTATCTTCCTATACTTAATCGGCTATCAGCTATTAACTTTATGGAAACATCACCGCATGAAAATTTGGCTTGATTTGTATCCAGTAAAGGTAGATGAAAAGAAGAAAGATTTTCTTACTTTATTAAATGCGATTCTAATCATCGGGAGCGTAATCTTTACAGTTATATTTGCACTAGCAACGAAAGATTTCATGATGACAGGAATTTTACTTGTCGTAAGCATATTATTTAGTATCGGTTTCGTTTACCAATACGGGGCGAAGCGCATTGAGCGTTTAAATTGAAAGGAATGAACCTATGATTACATACGAAGAGAAGGTTATAAAAGAATTGGAGCAGTGGAAAGCTACATTCATGAAAGATTCTTCTATGATGACACGGTTCTCCAAAAAAGTGCAGACGAAAGTGCAACAGCTCATTCCGGCGAAAGTACAAAAAGTGCTAACAGAGACGATCCGGATGATGGTACAAACAATTAGCGCCGGGTCAAACTTTATAAAGCCGAAGCTAAAAGAGACGACATGGTCACTGCAAAGACGTGACGATGAAGTTCGTAAAAAAATGGATGAGTACAAAAAAATAGCAGCGGCAGAAGGAGCAGGGACGGGAGCTGGTGGTATTCTCCTCGGTCTTGCTGACTTTCCGCTTTTACTCGGCATTAAAATTAAATTTTTATTCGATGCAGCAACATTGTACGGATTTGATACGAGCGACAAAGAAGAGCGCCTTTTTATCCTTCACGTTTTCCAGCTTGCCTTTTCAAGTGACGACCACCGAAAAGAAATATGGAAAGCAATCGAAACATGGGATACAGAAGAAGAAAATCATATGGACTGGGAAAAGTTCCAAACAGAGTACCGAGACTATATCGATTTAGCAAAAATGCTTCAGCTCGTACCCATAATCGGTGCCCCGGTCGGCGCGTATGCGAACTATCAATTATTGCAAAGACTTGGGGAAGTAACGATGAATTGTTATCGTATGCGGTTGCTGAATAGGGATTAAAAAGAAGGCGTCCTACATGTGTAATGTAGGACGCCTTTTCTTAGAAGCTAAGTCCGATATAGCTAACTCCAACTATAATCAATACGATAAAAAGTACAATGATTAATGAAAATCCGCTCTTGCCAGCTTGTCCCGCTTCACCGCCGCCATTACCACCAAGTCCCATATGATATCCTCCTTATTGTTATATGTTGTTTTTACTTTATAACTTTCTTTGTTTTCCAATAAATACCTTCTATAGTGCTAACTAAATTGAAAATCATTTCGTTTTGTTTTATAATTTACTTACCGACCGGTAAGTAAAAATAAGTGAGGTACAGTATGACGAAGAATTTACAAACATCGCAGAACATTGTAGAGGCATCATTTAAACTTATGGCAGAACACGGCATTGAGAAGATGAGTCTTTCCATGATTGCGAAAGAGGTAGGTATTTCAAAACCGGCTATTTACTATCATTTTTCTTCTAAAGAAGCGTTAGTTGATTTTTTATTTGAAGAAATTTTTTCTGGGTATCATTTCGTGAATTATTTCGATAAAGAGCAATATACGAAAGAAAACTTTGCAGAAAAGTTAATTTCAGATGGTTTACATATGCTCTCTGAGTATGAAGGGCAAGAAGGAATACTACGCGTTATCAATGAATTTATCGTAACTGCATCGCGAAATGAAAAGTACCAGAAACGTTTATTTGAAATACAAGAGGATTTCTTACATGGTTTCCACGATTTATTGAAGAAAGGCGCGAGACTGGGCGTTGTGTCACAACATGAAACGGAAGAAAATGCTCATACGCTAGCACTCGTGATCGATAATATGAGCAACTATATGCTCATGGGATTCCAGTTAAAGTATAAAGAAATTTGGATTCGAAATGTGAAAAACGTAATGAAGGAGGAGTAAAAATGAAAATGCAAAAAAACTGGTGGCTCGGTTTTCTTGGATTTATTGGGGTTTATAAAATACCAGGTATGATTGAAGCTTTTCAAGCGGATGGAAGTTGGATGAAGTTAATCGGTTTCATTTGGTTACTTTGGTTCGGATATTTTATTCCAGAGAAGAAAGAAGATTAAATTTCAATTTTCTGTAAAGTTATGTAAAATGTAGATTAAGAGTATTCATATATTAGATTACTAGATTTGGAGTGGTTACATGGATCCATTGAAAAATGAAATTCACCCTGACATGGTCAAGGTGTGGAAAGTTCGTGCTGTAATTGAAGAAGGGATCGGTATACTCGTCATTTTAGCTTACCTTTTCCTTATGATAAAGTTTGATTGGTGGGCGTGGATTTTGTATGTGATGATTGGGCTAACAGTTGTGTTCGCACCATTTTCGTACTTCTTATTCCCGAAACTACGTCAACGTTATTACAGCTACCAACTAAATGAGGAAGAGCTTGAAATTCAGCATGGTCTTTTTGTCGTAAAGCGCGTATTAGTACCGATGATTCGTGTACAGCACGTAACGATTGAACAAGGTCCGATTATGAGAAAATATGGCTTAGCAGAATTACACATTTCAACGGCAGCAACTTCTCACAGCATCCCAGGCTTAACGATGTATGAAGCAGAAATGTTGAAAACGAAAATCGCAGAATTAGCGAAAGTGAGTGATGAGGATGTATAAGAGGCAGCATCCAATCACGATGTTATTAGAATTAAAAATAACAGATTTTATACCACTCATTATTTTCATGTTCAGCTTAAACGGAAAATTTCCGTTTTGGTATTTAATTCCCGCAGGATTTGGTTTACTCACCGTTTTTTCAGCATTTGAAAAATGGTATTACACAACATATTGGGTTGAAAATAACGTATTACATGTGAAAAAAGGTCTCTTCGTGAAAAAGGAGAGCTACTTAAATAAAGAACGTGTTCAAACGATTAATACAAGTTCTAACGTGCTCTATCAAATGCTCGGTTTGAAAAAAATTCAGATTGAAACAGCTGGTGGGGGCGATGAAGCAGAAGTTAGCTTAGCTGGTATTACGGCAGAAGAAGCGGCGGAGCTTATTGCTTTGCTAAATGAGCCAACTCCAGAAGTGAAAGCAGAAGGAACGTTAGACGAAGCAACAGAAAATACAGTAGAAAAAGAAATTGTTACAGAAGAAAAACAAGCGACAGAGTATAAATTAACTTGGAAAGAGATTTTATTAGCATCTGTTACATCTGGTCAATTTGGACTATTATTCTCTTTAATCTTTTTCGTCTATCACCAAGTAGATGAGTACATTCCGAAATGGATAGAGAATGGCGTAAAGTCGTATGTAATGGAACATGATATATATGGCTGGATTTTCATGGTAGCTATTTTGCTCGTTCTTTCGTGGGTTATATCTACAATTGGCTACGCGTTAAAACATGGTAACTTCACAGTAAATCGAAAAAATGATGAAGTCCGTATTTCGCAAGGGTTACTGGAAAGAAAAGAACTCGTACTAAAATTGCACCGTATTCAAGGTATTACGATAAAAGAAAGCATTTTACGCCAACCATTCGGTTATTGTGCTGTGCAAGTAGAAGTAATTCAAAGTAAGGGAATGGATGACGAAAAAGAAAAAGTTACACTGCATCCAATTATTCGAAAAGATCGCGTGCAACAGTTACTCACACATTTACAGTTACCATATGAACTGAATACAAACATTATTTCATTACCAAAAGCAGCATTGCGCCGCTATCTCATTGATAGTTTCATTTTCTTCGCAATGCTAGCAATCCCGCTTACTGGAATAAGTATATACTCTGAAAAGCACTTCATCATGTGGGCATTAATTCCGCTCGCGATCCTCATCTTTACACTTGGATACGCAACATTTAAAACAAATGGTTACAGTGTTAACGGAGAACAAATTACACTTGTCTATCGTAGCGTCGGAAAATATACAGGACTTATTAGAAGAAGACATGTCCAATCAATGGAGAAGACACAATCATATTTCCAGCGCCGAGCGGATTTATGTACGTATAAGTTTTCTAGTGCATCATCTAGTTATAAAATAGAGCATACGAGAGTAGAAGACGCGGAGAGAATGCAGGATTGGTATAAGAAGAGAATGAGTGAGGAATAATTTGAGAAAGCTTGCCTAGTCTGAAGGGCAAGCTTTTTTGTTATAGGGAAAAGAGTCGTTTAATCCATATATTAGTACAACTACAGCAAACATGTATCAATACGCATGAAAAAAGGTAATATGCTTCTGTTTTGGGGAATATGTGGAATTTTTGATGTAAATGGTATACAAAAATACAAATAGTATTAGGAGGTTATATATGATAAGTCAGTTGAAAAGAGAAGCACTTGATGCATTAAAAGGAAGATGGGGATTAGCGGTAGGGGCAACTTTATTAATTGGAATCCTTATTGGAGCTGTTGAAATGCTAACAACAGGTATTTTCTCGATATTTTGGGGTTGGGAAGAGGCAAGTGATTCACTTACAGTAAGTATTATTGTAATGCTTGTTATTGGTCCATTAACAATAGGTGCCTATTATCTTGTTTTAAATGCAATTCGTGGGACTGATGCTCGCATTGGTCATATATTTAGATGGTTTAGCGATGGAAGTAAGTTGATGAAGTCGTTTTTAACATATTTACTAATGTATGTATACTTGACTCTATGGACATTACTTCTTATTATTCCAGGTATTATTAAATCATTTTCTTATTCTATGACATATTTTATTTTGAATGATCATCCAGAATATACAGCGAATCAAGCGATTACTGAGAGTCGTCATATGATGAATGGACATAAAATGGATTATTTTTTACTATGCTTAAGTTTCTTAGGCTGGTTCATATTAAGTATTCTTACTATAGGAATCGGTTTCTTATGGTTAGCACCTTATTTCTACGCGACATCAGCCGCATTTTATGAAGAGATTTCAAAAGAATATTATAAAAAAGAAGGCACTACTTTCTAATAAAACACATAAACCATCTGTTCCCTATATTCTTTAGGGGGTAGGTGGTTTTCTTTTTTGAGGACTTTGTCTAAAAAATAGGTAAGATTATTTTTAGGAAAAATAAAAGGAGCAACATAAATGAAATATACTTGTCCATGTTGCGTATATAAAGTGAAACTTTAATCAGTGGGGATTTTGTTCATTCCCCACTGATTATTAGTTCTCACCAATCGGGCATTTATGGGCAGCCCGCCTCCCGCCTAACTCCTTTGTTTTAGCTGAATTTTGAGGTGGGGGTCTTACTGTCCGGCAAATAGCGGGATAAAGTAATAAGAAGGACTAAATCGGTAAATTTTATTAATGGATATATTAGGAATGAATATGAAAGTATAGATGTATAGTCAATGTTGTGTATTTGATGTTATCATATTGAATGATATGGAAATTTTTAATAGAATAAGTAACTAAAAATTCAAAGGTAATGAAGCTTTTGTTGTATAAAGAAAATACTTAGTAGTAATCAACAATATTAAAAATAAGATTCGTATTTATATAAATTTAGTAGAAATGGGGTTTTAAAAAGGAATGAGTATCAGCATAACGCGGCAAAAGATTTTGGCGGCCGCTTCTCAAATTGTGCAATGTAAAGGGGTTGCTAAATTAACCTTAGAAGCAGTGGCAAAAGAGGCGGGTGTAAGTAAAGGTGGATTATTGTATCACTTTGCAAATAAAGAAGCTTTAATAGAAGGTATGATAGTCAGAGGGATAGAGGATTATGAGGGCGCTATTTACAATAAAGTAGCGGAAGACTCAGAGAGGAAAGGGAGATGGGTTCGCTCTTTTGTAGAGGAAAGATTAAGTAATGAGAGAAGAACAGAAGAGTTGTCTAGTAGTATGATGGCAGCATTCATGTTAAAACCTGAATTACTTGAGCCATTACAACAATCATTTCAGCAACTGCAAAAGAATATAGAAAACGATGAGATAGATTCAGTATGTGCAACAATTATTAGATTAGCAGCAGATGGATTATGGTATTCGGAATATTTAGGGGTTGGCAGACTAAGCCCCGAGTTAAGAGAAAAAGTGATTCAAGCTCTTATTGTTAATTCGTATAAATAGAATATACGAACTATATAATGTGAAAACAATTCACCATTACTTATTTAATGTAGTGGTGAATTGTTTTTTTTATTAGAAAAATAGAACAATTTTATAGAGTATTGAATTATAACCGTCTAGACGGTATAGTAATATTTGGTTTAAGAGGAAAATGAAACAAAAAAAGAATAAAAGATATTTTTAGCACACTATTCGAAAGGATAGGCCGCAAAGCTTAGAGTCTACGGTAATACATATTGGTTACTAAGATCGTCTGGTTGCACATTTTTGATGCAACCGGACGGTCTTTTTTTGTTATATAAATATAAAAAAATAGGAGGGAACTATGCAAATGAAAAGTACTAAAAGGCATATTTCAATGGTTTCATTAGTTTTTCTAGTATTATTTTCAGTGCTGAATGTGTGGGCTCCAGTTATTCAAGCTGCTGTGATGAAAAGTCCAGTGGACGAAATTAATATTTCTCGTACTGATGGCACGACATCTGAACCGTATCAAGCCTCAGATGGTATGAAAGTAGAAGTGAAGTGGTCAGCTAAAGAAAAAATAAAAAGTGGAGATCAATTCACAATTGATATGCCAAAAGAGTTTCGAAAAGACCTTATGAATATGAGTTTTCCTTTAAAAGATGCTGAAGGAAAAACAGTTGGTACATGTGAGATGAAAAAGGGTCTATTAACATGTACTATGGGTGATTACGTAGAAGGAAAGAATAACATTAAAGGTTCTTTATTCGTAGAATTCTACTTTGGTCTAGAAGCATATGATGGTGTTAAAGAAATTCCATTAGAATTTAACGTTGATGGTCAAATCGTCAATAAAGAAGTAAGTGTAAATAATACGACAGAGAGACCGAAGCCACAGCCCAATACGGAAAATTTATTGAAATGGGGTTCTTATAATCAAGAAAATCCTTCAATTGCTGATTGGCTTGTATATGTAAATGCAACCGGAACAGAAATGCAAGATCTTAAATTAACAGATACATTAGGACCTGGGCATGAGTTAATTACAGACAGCGTAGTATTAGAAGAGGCTGTATTTGAAGATGGTTATGCACCAACAAATATTAAGCCAGCAGATTTATCTAACATTAAAATTAATGCAACAAAGACTGGATTTACAATTGAATTTCCAGACAGTTCAAAAGGCTATATTTTAAGATATAAAACAAAGGTTACAAATCCTGCTGCAAAGCCTCATAAAAATACTGTGAAATTAGAAGGTAAAAATATTAAAACTGAAGAAAAAGTAGGACAAGTATTTGTAAGTGGTGGGGGAGGATCCGGTTCAGGTGACAATAATCCACCTAGCATTGAAAAAAATATAGTTGATGAGAATGGCAAGCTTGTAGAGAATGAGCAGTTAACACAAATGGATCAAGTTATTCAATACCAAGTTGGTACACATATACCGAACGATCCTCCTAAATACACATCTATGGTAATTAGTGATGATTTAGAAGATGTTTTAGAAGTATTAGAGGCAAAGGTGTATGATCAAAATGGCCAAGATATTACTTCTAAAGGAACGTTAAATATAGATAAACAAAGAAGTGAAGTAACATTTACATTTGGTGAGAGTTTTGACTATAAGTCATATGAAGACCAGATAATTAACCTTAGTATTAAGGCGAAAATTAAAAATAATGCAGACTTATCTTCTTACGTAGATAAGAAGATTCCTAATAAAGCAGAATTACATTTTGATGATAAAACATTAACATCAAAAGAAGTAACCATTACGCCGCCTGAAGCTCCAAAAGACGGTACAGTATCAATTCATAAAATAGATGCTGAGAATCCGAACAAAGGGCTAAAAGGTGCCGAATTTGAAGTTCGAAATAGTGCAAATGAAGTTGTTGCAAAACTGAAAACGGACGAAAAAGGTTTTT includes:
- a CDS encoding DUF1878 family protein, which produces MDVVRRLEQAEYYVDLLFKMIDEEKCPFYSLIIKKKARKKDIERILNLCEKLNEQYVVEKAEGLLLFDALLNQFEKALPHQLEVHETAEALAKQGLFKPLMNEFLSMIAKK
- a CDS encoding HTH-type transcriptional regulator Hpr; this encodes MKSGEKDYSVKEAMIFSQRIAQLSKALWKCVEKDWQQWIKPYDLNINEHHILTIAYHLKGASISEIAKFGVMHVSTAFNFSKKLEERGYLVFSKKEDDKRNTYIEITDKGEELLLRLMEEYDPENNSVFNGALALRNFYGKFPENIELIAILRNIYGQDFIDIFEKSLEDIEENFTESDQKLVKK
- a CDS encoding YtxH domain-containing protein, producing MSKAKSFITGVICGGAVAGLAVLFSTPSSGKDMRGKLKEKGNDIKKTLADITADTKLLKRQIVETASEGKEVFQELKDDMQDTLSNWKQDISQNKRHIEKEILDIQKSIEKLQEAVPEKA
- a CDS encoding HIT family protein, coding for MNHTADNCIFCKIIDGQIPCSKVYEDEHVLAFLDISQVTKGHTLVIPKVHKQDIFALTPEIASHIFSVVPKISNAIKAEFNPVGFNLLNNNGEKAGQTVFHFHLHLIPRYGEKDGFGAVWKSHQNEYTMENLQNIASTIANSVK
- the ecsA gene encoding ABC transporter ATP-binding protein EcsA — translated: MSELLRVENVTGGYTKRPVLKDVSFSVNKGELVGLIGLNGAGKSTTIKHIIGLMEPKKGTVTINGKTIRDDMTAYRSSFSFIPETPVLYDELTLEEHLKLTAMAYGVDEKQYEERVGQLLHEFRMKNRLKWFPSHFSKGMKQKVMIMSAFLVEPSLYIVDEPFVGLDPLAIQSLLQMMDQMKKSGAGILMSTHILATAERYCDSFIILHQGEVRAKGTLAELQSQFNMPGATLDDIYIALTKEEDYE
- the ecsB gene encoding ABC transporter permease EcsB, with protein sequence MNSAALWKERFRHFLNEVRTYSKYVFNDHLKFIFVFIIGAGAYYYQQWLQTLTSSFPTALVMAVLIGLVLTAGSIQTLLKEADLVYLLPVEEKLKPYFTKAFLFTFMIQLYIIAIVAAALAPLYFQQMKQTGAGYIWIVLAFVIVKAWNLFVAWEKSFLTDQNIQRADWFIRFILNGLFVYFLVERTSVLFIGGIVLLMVLYLAIMHQMVKGKPLNWEYLISEEGKKMMLLYRIANMFVDVPALKERVSRRKWLDFILSIIGEKRTYLYLYTRTFLRSGNYFGLYVRLLALGGVILYFIPFLYGRFIVSFIFLYLIGYQLLTLWKHHRMKIWLDLYPVKVDEKKKDFLTLLNAILIIGSVIFTVIFALATKDFMMTGILLVVSILFSIGFVYQYGAKRIERLN
- the ecsC gene encoding ecs operon protein EcsC, whose translation is MITYEEKVIKELEQWKATFMKDSSMMTRFSKKVQTKVQQLIPAKVQKVLTETIRMMVQTISAGSNFIKPKLKETTWSLQRRDDEVRKKMDEYKKIAAAEGAGTGAGGILLGLADFPLLLGIKIKFLFDAATLYGFDTSDKEERLFILHVFQLAFSSDDHRKEIWKAIETWDTEEENHMDWEKFQTEYRDYIDLAKMLQLVPIIGAPVGAYANYQLLQRLGEVTMNCYRMRLLNRD
- a CDS encoding YjcZ family sporulation protein, which gives rise to MGLGGNGGGEAGQAGKSGFSLIIVLFIVLIIVGVSYIGLSF
- a CDS encoding TetR/AcrR family transcriptional regulator; translation: MTKNLQTSQNIVEASFKLMAEHGIEKMSLSMIAKEVGISKPAIYYHFSSKEALVDFLFEEIFSGYHFVNYFDKEQYTKENFAEKLISDGLHMLSEYEGQEGILRVINEFIVTASRNEKYQKRLFEIQEDFLHGFHDLLKKGARLGVVSQHETEENAHTLALVIDNMSNYMLMGFQLKYKEIWIRNVKNVMKEE
- a CDS encoding PH domain-containing protein, whose protein sequence is MDPLKNEIHPDMVKVWKVRAVIEEGIGILVILAYLFLMIKFDWWAWILYVMIGLTVVFAPFSYFLFPKLRQRYYSYQLNEEELEIQHGLFVVKRVLVPMIRVQHVTIEQGPIMRKYGLAELHISTAATSHSIPGLTMYEAEMLKTKIAELAKVSDEDV